The Salminus brasiliensis chromosome 4, fSalBra1.hap2, whole genome shotgun sequence nucleotide sequence GCTTCTCCTGTGGCGTTGCATTATTAATAAGAACATAGGCACTAAAAATGTGACTAGAATGTTACAGTTTGTTGCTGCCATATtaaaatctcttttttttccctttacaCCATTTGTGCccttttacattgtgtaaatattccatgatgaatggttCAGAATTAAAAAATCTCCAAATTCCTTCAAATGCCATCAAATTACATTTATGTGACTTAAAGTTCGATTTCTGTCCTTCTATAAAGTTACTAATTTTGGAGCGTATTAAAAGTGCACTTCAAGCTTTGTGCTATCAAGGAATGGCCAAGTGAACAATTATATACAGCACGCTTATTTAGTACTATTGTACACCAtgagaacagaaaagaaaaaatgaagcaGGCTGAAAATCACAGGAGGGAATGAGATGGTGTGGATGCAGCGAGTGGAGCTCAGCAGTGCAGCGGCGCTAATGCAGAGCGGCCCCTCGGCAGCAACCCGGCGTTAATAATAGATTCCACCTGCGTGCCAAGCTCCCAGCGCTGCCCCTGCTCTCCAACCAGCCATGGAAATGCAGCGCAAAGTGTCCGCTCAATCAGCCTCCATCACGCCGGCCCATATCCAGAGAGCAGGCCGAGAAGAGCTCGTCCTGCACTGCTCTTATACCAGTGAACAAACTGGGCCAAAACCCACATGGCACTGGCCATATGCTCTGAATCTGTCTACTGTCTACTCAAATCTGGAAGAGTACTAGTCTCTGTCTCCACTCCAGTTTCCTTTATCTGTATTTTAGGCAGCAAAACGCAACGTGTCATGTAAGCATTGTATACTCTCTTGACGTTCTCTGCCCAGGGGAGAACAGGCTGTTGCTTTTGCAACACTGCAAACCCTGCCTTACAGTCGGGGCACATTAGTATACTATTTCTTTTATCGTCTGCGATACCTGGAGAGAGGGCAGCTGTGCTAACTGATGTCTCTTTCTCtacattactctctctctctctcctccctctctctctctctccagctgatGGACAGTGGTTGTAATTGGACGTGTGCTCTGCTGGGCAGACAGCTGTAGCGCTGTGAGGCTACTGTCATGTCAGCGATCAGAAACACAAATCGCACAACATGCGGGAGAAAACCGCAGCAGCAACATGTTCATTCTCTCAGGATTTCTCATGACACTGACATAAACACACAGTGTCAGCCTATGGAAGGGAACTCGAACCGCTGATCGATATGCTTTAACATGATATGCGCTGTTCCGCAACTTCATATTGACTACATGTTAAAACATTGTTGTGAAGATtgaattgcattcagccatgtgAACGCTGGTGAAGTCAGGCAGAGAGGTCTGATTTAggtctggatcacaaacacctcTTCAGTTCGTTTCAAAGGTATTTTTGGTGATGCCAGGTTTGCAGGGCCATATTCCGGTGGTCTGGTGCTCTGGGCTTAAGTCTGTCCCTACCACCATAGTTCTCAAAGGGGTCCCCAAAAGGTCCTTGACATATAGCTGGGGATTCGTGACTTAATGCTCTGGTGCTCTGGGATGAGTCTGTTTTGGGCCCCTGAACAATAAAAACCTTGAACTGAATCATAGGCCATAGATTAATAGACAGGCTCATCAACATGGATTAGGCCTAGTCCTACACTGCAAGTGGTGGTGAATCaccattatgttttattttagggTTAATTAGACTTAAGGTtaattagacttaaaatatagaCTTAAGAGATGTGAAGTGAGGGCGAAGGTGTacaggttctttatcaattttaAAGATTCTTTACACTCATGTCATCTCTATTTTAAAACGGTCTGTTATGGAACCATGTGGTTCTTCTTCTAGAAGTGATTTGTCTGTGGCATCGTTCAAACCTTCCCAGAAGTGTTCAGACAGCCCTTCTTGCAATAGGTGAGCTATGTCAAGGGACACTTGTTGCTAAAACAAATTCTGacagtgttcacacacacacccatgcaaTTTCTGTAAAACAAAGCTCTGTACACCCAATGGGCTTTTAAGGGCAGCAATTCCAGGGCCCTGGTCAGCAATCAATTGAATTATAGTATAAGCAACCTAGGTTTGTCTCTaaaaaactgtttttgcaaaagAGATGTGTAAAATTAAGCTTTTAAAGGTTTACGGAAACATCCCATCATGTATAGACCCATTGAGAACCATGGTGGTAGGGGCCCCAAGATTTATACCCTGAGCATCAGAAGCCAAAAAGGGCCTCTGCATTGGAAGCAGAATGGGTGTGGAGAAATCTCACACAAACTTGGGATTACCATTCACAGTGCCACGCACTGGCGAGAAGAGTGTAAATCTGCCCAGCATTGGATTGTGGATCAGTAgacacttttttgtttttatggaGTCATGAAGCACTAGTgtacacctttgggatgagctggagtggtatTTGTGATACACACCATCATCTATGACTGACCTCACTAGTTTGATTGTggctaaatgcattaaaatccttacagcaaatTTCCAACATCTAGCATAAAGCCTTCCCAGCAAATGGGGAATTACTCCTTATTatcacccttgattttggaagaaaagtTGGACGGGCAGGATACTTTTGGACCTAGTAGTGTATTTGCAGCCATAGTCACTGTCTTTCAGCCTCTGACGCCACCAAGTTTATCTCTCCTATGACGGAAgtggaggaagaaaaaggaGGGAGACATATAATAAGCCTCTGTCCCACAATTAAGCTGTAATGTGCTTGAGCGCTGTGCTCTTCTTTAGATAAGTACTGGAACTGGGGAGGGAAAATCCCATCAGTTCAGCTTGAATGAGGAGTTCTCACAGAGCTGTTCCCACTGTTTCAGCACCGCGCAATCACACACTGATTTAGTGCCGAGACAAGAAGAAGTGTGGGAACGGGTGACtggcacctctctctctctctctctctctctctctctctctctctctctctttctgcatcTTTTCCTGGAAGTGTGACAGGCACACTGAGCATGGGCCTCAGACAGGGTTAGAGAAATTATGCATGTCAGATTCAAAAATTTCGTAATTTCATGCATTTTCTGAAATTAGATATGTCATAGGGCTACAAATTGTAATTTTGATTTTAGGCCATGTCACCCATGCATGTTCTAGAACGGTGTCGTCCTGTGCTGAAATAAGTGAATAtcatttctttctccttttctttctctctctatctccctctatctctcactctctctctctcaatcagaTGGCTACACCACAGATGATATTGAGTTTTATTGGCAGGAAGGGAGTTCAGTAACAGGAGTGGACAACATTGAGCTGCCACAGTTCTCCATCATTGACTATAAAACCTTATCTAAGAAGGTGGTGTTTGCCACAGGTAAAGCTATCAGCACTGCTTTGTGATTCTGCTGCATGCTTTAGTTTCTTAAACTGCAGTTATTGATCTTAAAGACTTAAATTCATAGAAAAGTAGGAATGCACCGATATAGGAAAGCTATCCAATATATTTCATGTTCATATCTGCCAAAGCCAGTGATGATTTATAAGTAAGGGACCAGAATTGGGACCAGAATTGGGACCAGACTAACCTCAGTTTGTATTACAGAGAAATGTGATCTTTATTTTTGTGGGGTgacaaatgcattaaaattaATACAAATTCAGGTATATTAGTGCAGTAGATCAGTGTCACTATAATATTCTATAATAAGTAGTGCTATCAGTGCTAACTTTGCGCTTAAAAAGTTAACGCATTAAAGTTTGCAGATCAATCGTGTACGTTAACGTGTTAACCTTTTAAATCGAATATTAATCATCTTACCAAGTTGTAAGATGATGTAAACACAGagtcgctactgttgagctcagagggtacattacactttatttatgcagaaatatggattaaatctgaCAAATAACTCTTATTCTCATTTGAAATATCAATCAAATCTAAACTTCTGTCCAGTACAATATCTTTTTTATAGCTAAAGGAGTTGCACCGCTGTGCAATGGCCAAAAAGGGTTACCCTTAGCTTAATTTCCCATTGAAGtaactatactatatataggTACTATATTACAACTGTAATGTAAGTATTGtgtttaaatgaaaaacaaatgtaatgtaTGTTATTGAATATTTTATCTTGAGCCATATAAAAAGGTAGCCAAGCAATAGAAagtataaaaaatgtaaaagtggTGAAATGGTGAAAGCTACACGTCGTTTCCTTTTTTTGAACAAAGTAGAGGACCACCTGTAGAGCAAACTGTAGAACAAAGTTTTCATTGCAACCCAGAGGACAGAAATGTTTAAGTTGCGATCTCCTTTCAGTCTCCTAGAGATTAGAGTATTTCTCCTAGTGAAGGTGAAGTCCTGTTTGAGACCAGTGTGAGACTTCAACAATTTTCTCCAATTTGTGAAGCTCCTGAGAAACAGCCCTGGGGTTTTCTCACTTTGATCAGAATAATGTCGCACAGGTGGATTCATCACTTTTTTCATCTCCACTCAGCCTCAGCTGAATCAGATTCATATAAGACCAGTGTAAGATCTCCCCATTTCTTACAAAGCTCTCTTTTACATCTCAGAGATCTTTCAGCAGTCTCTCAGAGCAGAAGGAGATCTCACGCTCTCACAGTTTAGCGCTGATGTTGATCTCCAACTTTTCTCCTAAGGAGAGGTTTAGGATGAAGATTTCAGAAACCAGTGAAACAATATTGAGATCTGCTTTATTTCTCCtcaaagagaaagtgagaaaaatAGCATCGCGTTTTAAATGAGTCCTGGTTTAAAGGTTTGGAATTAATTGTTTTATTGGCTTAAATCCCATTTGGCTGCAGATGAATGTAAatcattcatcatcatcatatttaagtattaataacatattaaattaattacacaTTGAATAGTACGCATTATATTGTGTATCGAAAAATATATTTTAGCCCTCTATTTAAAACTGACATTTTACACTTGAAACTCTGTTACTTGTGGACTGCAAAGTAAGTGTCATTCTGTTCGTGTTTTAGTAGGATTCAGTCATGACTACAGAAGAGCAATACACGATCTGGacatcagtctgtctgcactgCTCAAAAGGTTGTCAGCACGTGTTTGTTGTGGACGTGCCTCATAGACATtgttccctttctctctcaggaTCATACCCTCGCCTGTCCCTAAGTTTTAAATTGAAGAGAAACATCGGATATTTCATCCTGCAGACCTACATGCCCTCAAACCTGATCACCATCCTTTCCTGGGTCTCCTTCTGGATCAACTATGATGCCTCTGCTGCACGGGTAGCTctaggtgtgtgtctgtttgtgtttgtaacaACAGTACAAAGCttaacactgttaacactgcAGCTATCACATGAAACATGAGCCATATTAATACTTGGAAGGTGAGCgatattactattatattttaataatatcttCAGTGTCACATCAAAAGCTTGAAtctcatttttactttttgatctaatctggcagttgttctttacaatgtGTCAAAGATTTATGATATATGgacaaataaaaatgctccaaaatgactataCTAACATCTTTTTACAACACAACTTTTTACACTGACCTtcactgaaagtgaagaaggcttttttcctctcctgtaaaattgccattttaaCATGTAATTATGTTGTCATTTATATGTTAATGGAAGGATTTTTTTACATAGCCTTTACATTTTGTTTAATGTCCTCAAGCCTGCCCTTGTTTCTGTTTGATTAACTGtcagtttagtttttttctgcAAAGCCAGATTATACATAAAACTTTACATCAAATTCAGCTCATCACAAAATTACTTCTACATATTTACAAACATAAATATGGTAATGATCGAAAGTACAGAACGATTAAATCTCTACTGTTAAATGAACTTGGAGTGAGAAATACACGTATGCCACACTTTTTTATTGCTGGAGATAACAGCAACATCAATGGGCTAAGTCAAGATCTTAAAACTTGAAGAATGATCACCTGATAATTACAACTTATCATTAGTCATGATTCATTCATGATTCAAGTTCAGCTATTCATTCTCACTGTATCTCTGCAGGAATCACCACTGTTCTGACCATGACTACTATCAACACTCATCTGCGAGAGACACTGCCGAAGATCCCCTACGTGAAGGCTATTGATATCTACCTGATGGGCTGCTTTGTGTTTGTCTTCTTGGCCCTGCTGGAGTATGCATTCGTCAACTACATTTTTTTTGGTCGAGGGCCACACCTACAGAAGAAAGTGGCGGAGAAAGCTGCCAAGAGCAACAATGAGAAGAGCAGGCTAGAGAGCAACAAAGTCCAAGTGGTAAGAGCTACagatacatatttaaaaaattaagcTCTCATAAATAGAGCAACTCTGAGCAACACAGAAAAATTATCATTTTAATGAAACCTTAAGAAGTAGCCTAAGAACTACATTGGTATTGATGAACTGTATCATGGTGGATCACCTGTAGAACAAATTGGTCTTTCTCATGGACAGCAGAGTAAGACTCTAAAAATGTAGTGATGTTCCAACATCCGCATTGAAAGACTGTACTCAAAGATGCATGGCAGACCTACCTCATGAACTCAGAACCTCTCAGAACCAGTTGCCTTCACCAGTGCGGTTTAGTTTTTTAGGTCAAACTTACCTGTCACCTGTCATCAATTTGAAAGTGTTTCTTTAGCCTCTGAACAGGAATTGTGGCCCTTTTGTGGCCCCGCTTAAAAGACATTTGCAAATTTCCATCATATGATGTCCTCTCCTATTTTTTCTCTCCGTTTATCTCTTTAaccccatctctctttcttgctttcCATCCTTAAGGTGGATGCCCATGGGAACATTCCCCTCACTAACCTCGACCTACGCCTTACTGGGGCAGAAATGCTGGGTAGTCTCGGGGACCCTCGCAACACCATGTTTTCATACGACAGCGCCAGTATCCAATACCGCAAGCCCCTGACAGGCCGCGACCTCTATGGCCGGCCCACCGCTTCCCTCGAGCGCCCGCTCACGCACAAGAAGAGCCGCTTGAGGAGGCGGGCCTCTCAGCTGAAGGTGAAAATTCCGGACCTGACGGACGTGAACGCCATTGACAAGTGGTCCCGCGTCATCTTCCCAATCACCTACACCTTCTTCAACCTGGTGTACTGGCTTTACTATGTCCACTAGGGGGAAGCAGTGCAATCGGAACAGCTTCCACTCTTCAGGTCTGGCCCGGCTTTCTCTGCAGTTGTCTGATTGTGACTTTTTGTCACCGAGGAGGAAGGAGGTAGTCTTTTTCTCTGTAAATACATTGGATTATAGTGATTAaacaaatgcatatatatatatatatatatatatatatatatatatatataggggaaGGTAAAAAGATATGATTTTAATGAAgctatttaagtttatttatccTGCCTTCTAGACGCTATTGAATCATTTAGATAGTGTAGCTAACATTAGTTTGAAATAGAACACTGGGATCCAGCACTTTATGTGTATGGCCTCTGCTCCATGTGACAGTGGATTGCAGAGGGGTAGCAAGTGTGTAAAGGCCTTTTCTTTGTAGCAAAAGGAAAGGAACTCACCTCGTCACACTGTGCATGAATGCACCACAGCTGAAAGACCCCACAGCTCTAAAACTCAGCACAGCAGCATTTTAAAGTGTTTTCAGACCCTTCAGACCTAGTCATCAGACTTAGTTCTTAGTGTATGTACTATACAGTGCCACTAGAATGTTTGTGAACCCTTTTTGGTATTTCTTATGAATTTCACCTGAAACATTATTAAATCTAAGACCCAAAATTATCCAACAAACATCTAAACTATCATTGTCAGAAAACGTATGTGAACCTCTAACAGCAGGGGTGGGGAATTGAGGGccacagtccagcacagtttggtgattttttttctgctctagcacaccagctaaaccagctaaaaATTAGCTGATGAGTCAAATCATGTGTGCTTGAAATGAgtaatcaccaaactgtgcagaAATCTGGCCCTCCGGGACTGGAGCTCCCCACTCCTGCTcttttagtttatttaaatgGGTATTTCAAGTCATATGTTTCAGTCAAGCAGATCAGCCAGTTTAGTAGGCCTTCCTTTGTTTCAAGAACATAACCTTGGATCTTTACTATCAAAGTCTGGTCACATGCAAACAAATGAGATTCATGAGGACATCCGAAAAAGAGTTGTCGAAGCTCAGCAGGCTAGAGGAGGTCACCACTCCATTTCTTAAGAGTTTGGCCTCCAACCATCCAATCTAAGGCAGGTGATTCACAAATGGAAATTTGTGCAAATTTAGCACCGCTGTTACTCTCCcaatgagtggttgtctgccgCAAATAACATTCAAGGTAGTGACCAAAACCCAGGGTAAGGAGGACTTAAGGATCTACAGGCCTCCCTTGCTTTAAGTAATATTAATGTTCAAGAGTAAACCTTCAGGCCAACACTGTACAAGAATGATGTGCATGGCAGGACAGCAAGGATGAAACCACTACTCGCAAAAAGAAACACTGCAACCTGTCTGAGGTCTGCTCAAGACCACACAGATGAACTAAACCCGACATTCAAACAAAACCTCAACCTAACTGTCGTGGTTTGTAGTGCTTTGCTGCCTCTGCCCAGGGCGGCTTGCCATTATCAATGCACCTATAAATTCAAACTTGTACCACAAATTCTTCAGAATAATGTTAGGGTATTTGTCTGTGAACTGAAGCTTAATTGTAAATTGGTCATACAGTAAGACAACAACCCTAAGCGCTCAAGTAAGTCTACCCAGACCCATTCCCAAAACAAGAGCAGTTGGCACAAGGACACTAATCAGGGTCACTGAACTGAAGCAGTTTTTTAAGGAAAAATGGGCCAAAATTTCTAGGATTGATCACCAGTTACCGGAAACATTTGGCTGCAGGTATTTCTGCTTAAGGGGTCAATCAGTTACTGAAAGCAAGGGTTCACTTTTACTTTTCTGACAACAATTTTAACACTGGATAATTttgctcaataaataaatgttaaaactaTATATTATTCAGCATAATTACTGCCAAATCATTTCAATTTGTATAACCCtatgcaaagcagctttacataaaccTAAAACCTTTACAAAAAATAGTCAATTTGCTGCATGATATTGGAAAATGCACATTGCCATATTTTGCTGTTCTGTGATACATatttaaatctaaaaataaataataataaatgctcaataaaaaaatgtgaaaacaaGTTATTCAGCTCATCTTAAGGCTTGCAATCACAGTTTAGATCACATTAATGCAGAACTACAGGACATTGCAAAGGATTCACCAACCTCCCTTTCTAGCAGCACTGTATGTACCTGCCTTTTACAGTTCGCTCTGCTTTGGATCAGAGTGTCTTTTACAAGCACGTTCACAGTGGCATCAGGTTCACAGGAGTCCCACTGTGAACGGGGAAAGACAGACTGAGCTCATTTAGGCTTAAAGGACATTACAGCTTTTGAGTCTTGTTAGTgtggctgtgtgagtgtgtgtgtgtgtatgtgtgcacgcTCTTGCACGTGTTGTGCACTACTTTCAGTACTTATTTATTAGGTCATTCACAGTTACGTTAATAACTGATGTACCCAGGTTCTCACAACAGACAAATCAGCTGACATACAGCATACAGGGATCTATTAGTATATTAATATAAACGTATGTTCAAACTGTTCACAAAATCCATAATACTTCATGTGCCATTAAAAAGTCAGGTATTAAAAGTTGATGTCACAGTACTCTTCATGAACTAATGAAAAAGTCCACGAGTCATTGTGCACTCTTCTTTGCAACAGGGCTGGAGTTTATATGTTGACAAAAGCCCTCCAGACTAATTTAAGTCATGTATTGCGTCAAATCTGAAGGCTGAGGAATCAGAGGGtggagaatttttttttttattttaattttttttactatcATTCCCCTTTATAATGGCATGCTTTGACTTTTTAAGTAAACGGTGATCCCCAGTCCCACACTGGCTACTGAAACAAACCATCATGACCTCAGAGAGGACGCTCCCTCTGCTAGAAAATTGGATGTTATTGTAGATGATTTGTGACTTGAGTGACTACCTTGCTTTACATTTAGCTTTAAACACATGCACTGTGACTTATGTGGTACCCAggctcaccacacacacaacaacaaaaaaaaaaacaaaaaaacaacaaaagtcGGAAAAGGAGATCTAATGGATCTCACCAACGTGCTGTTAACTTCTTCTGGCTCAATTTGTGCCTTCGAATCAAAACCGCGACATTATACATGGTTTAACGTACAGCAACAGCGTCAGTGAGCTGACTTTTCTAAAGGACAACACAAGGTTACCATGCTAAGGTTTCTTATCTAGGGCTTTACTAATGCTCTGTATTAGCATTATAGATTGCATAGGAGTGTTAATGAGTAGCAACTAGAGCAACATTCCAGCATCTCAGTGACAATCTATGAAGAGCAGCTTCCGGGAGGTATCTACAGAATGGAGACACGGCctgaaacacatacacactcatacacatactTACAGTTTCAGCAGAATATGCATGACTGTGCACTTGCACTCACTGATTCAATGcttataaacaaacacattacACTTCATGGTAAAAGATGACATACTTTTAGGATAGCTGGCCTGGGGCTTTCTACAGCAGATGCCAAAAAATAGAAAAGGACAAATGTTGAGGGTCTCCTTAAGGCAACATTCAACTGAAGCTGTTTGTAATATAACTGTAAACTGCAATTCATGCTCTTTATCTTTGTGCTCCCATACTGATGtaggtgtgagtgagtgagacaaGGGAATGTATGAGTGAgactgagatgtgtgtgtgtgtgtgtgtgtgtgtaagcctaTGACAGTAAGCACAGTTCTTAAGAATCTTTGTCTTAAAACATGAGGAAtcttaaagaataaaatatttcaccAGACTGGAGTAACTTGTGATTTCTGTGCGTTCATACACTGTTGCCTCTTTATCGTTTGGGACTTTACAGGCCGTATACTGTAAATTCAGTCATATTCAAAAGCTTTTGGACAATTTTGGTCAAAAGTAATTTTTTAGTCAATTCTCTTAATGAAAGTAAGTGTATTAATCATCTTCAGAGGACACATCTTTGCCCATTTTAATGCACAATtactgtcaagtcaagtcatttTAATTTGTATAATCCTTTTGATGACCCGATGTTgtcgcaaagcagctttacataaacctcaaaaagaactgaaacaaacaaaacttgCTGCATGATATTGGAAAAACACATTGTCATATTTTGCTGTTctattatacatatttaaatataaaaaataaataataataaatgctcaataaataaatgtgaaaacTATAAGTTATTCAGCTCCTTATCTAGTTTTAAGGCTTGCAATCACAGTTTAGGTCACATTAATGCAGAACTACAGGACATTGCAAAGGATTCACCAACCTCCCTTTCTAGCAGCACTGTATGTACCTGCCTTTTACAGTTCGCTCTGCTTTGGATCGGAGTGTCTTTTACAAGCACGTTCACAGTGGCATCAGGTTCACAGGGGTCCCACTGTGAACGAGGAAAGATAGACTGAGCTCATTTAGGCTTAAAGCACATTACTGCTTTTGAGTCTTGTTACTgtggctgtgtgagtgtgtgtgtgtgtgtgtgtgtgtgtgtgtgtgtgtgtgcgctcttGCACGTGTTGTGCactactttcagtacttaattATTAGGTTATTCACAGTTACGTTAATAAATGATGTACCCAGGTTCTCACAACAGACAAATCAGCTGACATACAGCATACAGGGATCTATTAGTATATTAATATAAACGTATGTTCAAACTGTTCACAAAATCCATAATACTTCATGTGCCATTAAAAAGTCAGGTATTAAAAGTTGATGTCACAGTACTCTTCATGAACTAATGAAAAAGTCCACGAGTCATTGTGCACTCTTCTTTGCAACAGGGCTGGAAAAACATTGCcatattttgttgttctgtgTTACATATTTCAATATCCAAAAATTTTGGTCAACAGATTTCTTTAGAAGTCAGTGATTCATCATgtcattatattaataatgccctctGTGTATCAGGTAATTTAAAATTGTTATTTACTCAATAACAATatagagtaaaataaatgatattgagcagatataatctgcctctggttAATATATGTCATGGGAAATGATGTGTTTCATTTAATCTGCCTTACATGACGTTGCAACTTGACATGCAATGTGACTATTGTGCATTTTTCTCACATTGCGATGTTGATGCTGAAACAACACATTGTGTAGCCCtaaccccaagtgagcaagctTAAAGTGACAGTGACAAAGAAAAACTCCCCTTAAACTGGAGGAAGAATCCTTAGAAGGAACCAAGGCTGACCTTTACACCACATACAGTTAGTCCATTGTACTGATGTAATCACTGATATGCTtagcactaataataataataacaataataataagattaTTAGTTAGAG carries:
- the gabrb1 gene encoding gamma-aminobutyric acid receptor subunit beta-1 isoform X1, which produces MWASGARWLAGVACLPVLMAVALGRSPVAHSGNEPSNMSYVKVTVDKLLKGYDIRLRPDFGGKCWLKVRGCDDRDEGPPVDVGMSIDISSIDMVSEVNMDYTITMYFQQSWRDKRLSYTGIPLNLTLDNRVADQLWVPDTYFINDKKSFVHGVTVKNRMIRLHPDGTVLYGLRITTTAACMMDLRRYPLDEQNCTLEIESYGYTTDDIEFYWQEGSSVTGVDNIELPQFSIIDYKTLSKKVVFATGSYPRLSLSFKLKRNIGYFILQTYMPSNLITILSWVSFWINYDASAARVALGITTVLTMTTINTHLRETLPKIPYVKAIDIYLMGCFVFVFLALLEYAFVNYIFFGRGPHLQKKVAEKAAKSNNEKSRLESNKVQVVDAHGNIPLTNLDLRLTGAEMLGSLGDPRNTMFSYDSASIQYRKPLTGRDLYGRPTASLERPLTHKKSRLRRRASQLKVKIPDLTDVNAIDKWSRVIFPITYTFFNLVYWLYYVH
- the gabrb1 gene encoding gamma-aminobutyric acid receptor subunit beta-1 isoform X2; protein product: MWASGARWLAGVACLPVLMAVALGRSPVAHSGNEPSNMSYVKVTVDKLLKGYDIRLRPDFGGPPVDVGMSIDISSIDMVSEVNMDYTITMYFQQSWRDKRLSYTGIPLNLTLDNRVADQLWVPDTYFINDKKSFVHGVTVKNRMIRLHPDGTVLYGLRITTTAACMMDLRRYPLDEQNCTLEIESYGYTTDDIEFYWQEGSSVTGVDNIELPQFSIIDYKTLSKKVVFATGSYPRLSLSFKLKRNIGYFILQTYMPSNLITILSWVSFWINYDASAARVALGITTVLTMTTINTHLRETLPKIPYVKAIDIYLMGCFVFVFLALLEYAFVNYIFFGRGPHLQKKVAEKAAKSNNEKSRLESNKVQVVDAHGNIPLTNLDLRLTGAEMLGSLGDPRNTMFSYDSASIQYRKPLTGRDLYGRPTASLERPLTHKKSRLRRRASQLKVKIPDLTDVNAIDKWSRVIFPITYTFFNLVYWLYYVH
- the gabrb1 gene encoding gamma-aminobutyric acid receptor subunit beta-1 isoform X3, yielding MYFQQSWRDKRLSYTGIPLNLTLDNRVADQLWVPDTYFINDKKSFVHGVTVKNRMIRLHPDGTVLYGLRITTTAACMMDLRRYPLDEQNCTLEIESYGYTTDDIEFYWQEGSSVTGVDNIELPQFSIIDYKTLSKKVVFATGSYPRLSLSFKLKRNIGYFILQTYMPSNLITILSWVSFWINYDASAARVALGITTVLTMTTINTHLRETLPKIPYVKAIDIYLMGCFVFVFLALLEYAFVNYIFFGRGPHLQKKVAEKAAKSNNEKSRLESNKVQVVDAHGNIPLTNLDLRLTGAEMLGSLGDPRNTMFSYDSASIQYRKPLTGRDLYGRPTASLERPLTHKKSRLRRRASQLKVKIPDLTDVNAIDKWSRVIFPITYTFFNLVYWLYYVH